Proteins from a single region of Barnesiella propionica:
- a CDS encoding HNH endonuclease family protein → MEHIRPQSPENEVYTEDFAQNYLQIAGNLALLTQSQNSKFGNKSFERKKELFQDTALSSYTEIREKSEWTEIEIAERHRRISDFAKRYFDTTDL, encoded by the coding sequence ATTGAACATATCAGGCCTCAGAGTCCGGAAAATGAAGTATATACAGAAGATTTTGCACAGAATTATCTGCAAATTGCAGGGAATCTGGCTCTTTTGACACAAAGTCAGAATAGCAAGTTCGGTAATAAGTCTTTTGAAAGAAAAAAAGAACTTTTTCAAGATACGGCACTTTCAAGTTATACGGAAATCAGGGAAAAAAGCGAATGGACTGAAATTGAAATAGCTGAAAGGCATAGGCGTATTTCAGACTTTGCAAAACGATATTTTGACACAACGGATTTGTAA
- a CDS encoding DUF262 domain-containing protein codes for MGQFLFEKEEDTLFIIDGQQRLTTTILFLSAIAKVKANRGGNIEWIKRTYLTDIFRTIDDDQVIFKRITQKHLVSITDNTETISQKRIIEAFIFFETELNKLPDEDLNQVQQTLESAVISTFYILDKIEATQVFEYQNNRGKSLSRFEVIKAYLMHQIYIHSCSKKSANNDIVEIQSIVSKTYRYIEAVEGYFTENELLDNCCNLFYNIGGSLEEIKERLNKEEDKKQWIKSFFENLAELAHCAKSIVNNKCQTEIANLFFVGNKVNWKFVLLTIFNRGDNKGEVYFKILKLLEILSFKLKLGDYRTDYLPSYAKSYFNSDDYSIEDLYRDVKNSAETGFKWYWNDGNRFKNIISEYFDHTKWHYDRNIIKYVLWQYENHLRLEKRSGALLDKDLYDSIPLNISGLRVRKMKYIQKILHRIICKLQGIWLF; via the coding sequence TTGGGACAATTCCTTTTTGAAAAAGAAGAAGATACACTTTTTATTATTGACGGGCAACAACGTTTAACTACTACGATTTTATTTCTTTCAGCGATTGCCAAAGTCAAAGCAAATAGGGGAGGCAATATTGAATGGATAAAAAGAACCTATTTAACCGATATTTTTAGGACCATTGATGATGATCAGGTAATTTTTAAAAGGATCACACAGAAACATTTAGTTTCAATTACCGATAATACAGAAACTATTTCACAGAAAAGGATTATTGAAGCATTTATTTTTTTTGAGACAGAATTGAATAAGTTGCCTGATGAAGATTTAAATCAGGTTCAACAAACATTAGAGAGTGCGGTAATTAGTACTTTCTATATTTTAGATAAAATTGAAGCTACACAAGTTTTTGAATATCAGAATAATCGAGGAAAGTCTCTTTCACGGTTTGAAGTGATTAAGGCATATTTGATGCATCAGATATACATTCATAGCTGTAGTAAAAAGTCGGCAAATAACGATATTGTGGAAATACAAAGTATTGTTTCCAAAACTTACAGATATATTGAGGCTGTAGAAGGTTATTTCACAGAGAATGAGCTTTTGGATAATTGTTGCAATCTTTTTTACAATATTGGAGGGAGCCTTGAAGAAATAAAAGAAAGGCTAAATAAAGAAGAGGATAAGAAACAGTGGATTAAATCGTTTTTTGAAAACTTGGCAGAGCTGGCTCATTGTGCAAAAAGTATTGTAAATAATAAGTGCCAAACCGAAATAGCCAATCTTTTTTTCGTAGGTAATAAAGTAAATTGGAAATTTGTATTATTGACTATATTCAATAGGGGCGATAATAAGGGAGAAGTTTATTTTAAGATCCTTAAATTATTGGAAATTCTTAGTTTTAAACTTAAATTGGGAGATTACAGGACAGATTATCTGCCGTCTTATGCGAAGAGTTATTTTAATTCGGATGATTATAGTATTGAGGACCTTTATCGGGATGTTAAAAATTCAGCGGAAACCGGATTTAAGTGGTATTGGAATGACGGTAATAGGTTTAAAAATATTATCTCAGAATATTTCGATCATACAAAATGGCATTATGACCGGAACATAATCAAGTATGTTTTATGGCAGTATGAGAATCATTTAAGATTAGAAAAACGTTCGGGAGCCTTATTGGATAAAGATCTGTATGACAGTATACCATTGAACATATCAGGCCTCAGAGTCCGGAAAATGAAGTATATACAGAAGATTTTGCACAGAATTATCTGCAAATTGCAGGGAATCTGGCTCTTTTGA
- a CDS encoding GmrSD restriction endonuclease domain-containing protein, producing MSKTVKNIQSLFKTAECIRIPAYQRAYSWENKQCSQFLSDLMEQRGETLLFGTIPF from the coding sequence ATGAGTAAGACAGTTAAAAATATTCAGAGCCTGTTCAAAACAGCTGAATGTATTAGGATTCCGGCCTATCAACGGGCATATAGCTGGGAGAATAAGCAGTGTTCTCAGTTTCTTAGTGATCTTATGGAACAACGGGGGGAAACGTTATTATTTGGGACAATTCCTTTTTGA
- a CDS encoding YraN family protein, producing MAIHNQLGKTGEQLASEYLVTQGYIIRDVNWKSGRYELDIVAYSGKTLVIVEVKTRRNEDFAYPEEAIDERKINNIVKAAEAYIHMHDIPFETRFDIITLVGTGDNFNLEHIIDAFYPPLTRYH from the coding sequence ATGGCAATTCATAATCAGCTGGGAAAAACGGGGGAGCAATTAGCCTCCGAATATTTAGTTACCCAAGGATATATTATTCGGGACGTAAACTGGAAAAGCGGAAGATATGAACTGGATATCGTCGCGTATTCCGGGAAAACGCTGGTCATTGTTGAAGTCAAAACCCGAAGAAACGAAGATTTCGCATACCCCGAAGAAGCTATTGACGAACGTAAGATAAACAATATTGTCAAAGCGGCAGAAGCGTATATACACATGCATGATATTCCTTTTGAAACACGTTTCGACATTATTACCCTCGTAGGTACAGGAGATAATTTTAATTTGGAACATATTATCGATGCTTTTTACCCACCTTTAACCCGATATCATTAA
- a CDS encoding MmcQ/YjbR family DNA-binding protein encodes MDIESIREYCLSFPLVSECFPFDEYVLVFKVEGKMFLYTDLSNPEPAFNVKCDPEFALELREKYNEVIPGFHSNKKYWNTVYITPRIGEKLIKEWIRHSYEEVVKKMPKYRREQILKLLDETNL; translated from the coding sequence ATGGACATTGAATCAATACGGGAATATTGTCTCTCGTTCCCTTTGGTCTCAGAATGTTTTCCTTTCGACGAATACGTACTGGTATTTAAAGTAGAAGGAAAAATGTTTCTTTACACCGATCTGAGTAATCCGGAACCGGCTTTTAATGTAAAATGCGACCCGGAATTTGCACTCGAACTCCGGGAAAAATACAATGAAGTAATACCCGGATTTCACTCCAACAAGAAATACTGGAATACAGTATATATCACACCCCGTATCGGGGAAAAACTCATCAAAGAATGGATACGTCATTCTTATGAAGAAGTTGTAAAGAAAATGCCGAAATACCGAAGAGAACAAATTTTAAAATTACTCGACGAAACAAATCTATGA
- a CDS encoding biotin--[acetyl-CoA-carboxylase] ligase — protein sequence MIYNKNKFIHIESAASTNTYLKELCQKSDIEDGTVIYTHAQTAGRGQRGNRWESEPGQNITMSLLIKPTHIPASGQFLLSQIVSLGVTDVLSEYAPGFSIKWPNDIYWKDKKIAGILIENTLQGEIYSQAIIGIGLNVNQQEFISDAPNPVSLRQITGKSYDTGKLLHKIVYAIALRYESSKKEINSLRKDYSGQLFRHTGYYPYESKGEIFKACITKIEDSGLIVLKTETGEERRYAFKEVSFLL from the coding sequence ATGATCTACAACAAGAATAAATTCATACATATAGAATCGGCTGCTTCAACCAACACCTATCTAAAAGAGCTATGCCAAAAAAGTGATATAGAAGACGGGACTGTAATATATACTCATGCACAAACAGCGGGAAGGGGCCAAAGAGGAAACAGGTGGGAGTCGGAACCGGGACAAAATATCACCATGAGCCTGCTGATTAAACCGACACACATCCCGGCGTCCGGACAATTCCTTCTATCTCAGATCGTATCATTGGGAGTCACAGATGTACTCAGCGAATATGCTCCGGGATTCTCTATCAAATGGCCTAACGATATTTACTGGAAGGATAAAAAAATAGCCGGCATACTTATTGAAAACACGCTGCAAGGTGAAATCTATTCACAGGCAATTATAGGAATCGGATTAAATGTAAATCAGCAGGAATTTATTTCAGATGCGCCTAATCCAGTCTCTTTACGACAAATTACAGGAAAAAGCTACGACACCGGAAAGTTACTCCACAAGATTGTATATGCTATAGCGTTACGCTATGAATCTTCAAAAAAAGAAATCAATAGTCTGAGAAAAGATTATTCCGGACAATTATTCCGTCATACAGGCTATTATCCCTACGAAAGCAAAGGTGAAATTTTTAAAGCATGCATAACGAAAATCGAAGATAGCGGCTTGATAGTATTAAAAACCGAAACAGGAGAAGAACGCCGTTACGCGTTCAAAGAAGTATCATTCCTGCTTTGA